The following are encoded together in the Culex pipiens pallens isolate TS chromosome 1, TS_CPP_V2, whole genome shotgun sequence genome:
- the LOC120427252 gene encoding AP-1 complex subunit sigma-2 isoform X3, with product MMQFMLLFSRQGKLRLQKWYVAHPDKVKKKITRELITTILSRKPKMCSFLEWKDCKIVYKRYASLYFCCAIEQNDNELLTLEIIHRYVELLDKYFGSVCELDIIFNFEKAYFILDELLVGGEIQETSKKNVLKAIAAQDVLQEVLDEDDYFWIY from the exons ATG ATGCAATTTATGCTGCTGTTCAGCCGGCAGGGCAAGCTCCGCCTGCAGAAGTGGTACGTGGCCCACCCGGACAAGGTGAAGAAGAAGATCACGCGCGAGCTCATCACGACGATCCTGTCCCGGAAGCCGAAGATGTGCAGCTTTCTCGAGTGGAAGGACTGCAAGATTGTGTACAAAAG ATATGCCAGTTTATACTTTTGCTGTGCGATTGAACAAAACGATAACGAGCTGCTCACGCTGGAAATCATCCACAGATACGTAGAACTGCTGGACAAATACTTTGGAAGT GTTTGCGAGCTGGACATCATCTTCAACTTTGAGAAGGCTTACTTCATCCTGGACGAGCTGCTCGTCGGCGGCGAGATCCAGGAAACGTCCAAAAAGAACGTTCTCAAAGCGATCGCGGCCCAGGACGTCCTGCAAGAG GTTTTAGATGAGGATGATTATTTTTGGATTTACTAA
- the LOC120427252 gene encoding AP-1 complex subunit sigma-2 isoform X4, with product MMQFMLLFSRQGKLRLQKWYVAHPDKVKKKITRELITTILSRKPKMCSFLEWKDCKIVYKRYASLYFCCAIEQNDNELLTLEIIHRYVELLDKYFGSVCELDIIFNFEKAYFILDELLVGGEIQETSKKNVLKAIAAQDVLQEDLNETLN from the exons ATG ATGCAATTTATGCTGCTGTTCAGCCGGCAGGGCAAGCTCCGCCTGCAGAAGTGGTACGTGGCCCACCCGGACAAGGTGAAGAAGAAGATCACGCGCGAGCTCATCACGACGATCCTGTCCCGGAAGCCGAAGATGTGCAGCTTTCTCGAGTGGAAGGACTGCAAGATTGTGTACAAAAG ATATGCCAGTTTATACTTTTGCTGTGCGATTGAACAAAACGATAACGAGCTGCTCACGCTGGAAATCATCCACAGATACGTAGAACTGCTGGACAAATACTTTGGAAGT GTTTGCGAGCTGGACATCATCTTCAACTTTGAGAAGGCTTACTTCATCCTGGACGAGCTGCTCGTCGGCGGCGAGATCCAGGAAACGTCCAAAAAGAACGTTCTCAAAGCGATCGCGGCCCAGGACGTCCTGCAAGAG GATCTCAACGAAACACTCAACTGA
- the LOC120427252 gene encoding AP-1 complex subunit sigma-2 isoform X5, which translates to MMQFMLLFSRQGKLRLQKWYVAHPDKVKKKITRELITTILSRKPKMCSFLEWKDCKIVYKRYASLYFCCAIEQNDNELLTLEIIHRYVELLDKYFGSVCELDIIFNFEKAYFILDELLVGGEIQETSKKNVLKAIAAQDVLQERELDS; encoded by the exons ATG ATGCAATTTATGCTGCTGTTCAGCCGGCAGGGCAAGCTCCGCCTGCAGAAGTGGTACGTGGCCCACCCGGACAAGGTGAAGAAGAAGATCACGCGCGAGCTCATCACGACGATCCTGTCCCGGAAGCCGAAGATGTGCAGCTTTCTCGAGTGGAAGGACTGCAAGATTGTGTACAAAAG ATATGCCAGTTTATACTTTTGCTGTGCGATTGAACAAAACGATAACGAGCTGCTCACGCTGGAAATCATCCACAGATACGTAGAACTGCTGGACAAATACTTTGGAAGT GTTTGCGAGCTGGACATCATCTTCAACTTTGAGAAGGCTTACTTCATCCTGGACGAGCTGCTCGTCGGCGGCGAGATCCAGGAAACGTCCAAAAAGAACGTTCTCAAAGCGATCGCGGCCCAGGACGTCCTGCAAGAG AGGGAGCTGGATTCTTAA
- the LOC120427252 gene encoding AP-1 complex subunit sigma-2 isoform X2, protein MMQFMLLFSRQGKLRLQKWYVAHPDKVKKKITRELITTILSRKPKMCSFLEWKDCKIVYKRYASLYFCCAIEQNDNELLTLEIIHRYVELLDKYFGSVCELDIIFNFEKAYFILDELLVGGEIQETSKKNVLKAIAAQDVLQEDETVDGALREIGLL, encoded by the exons ATG ATGCAATTTATGCTGCTGTTCAGCCGGCAGGGCAAGCTCCGCCTGCAGAAGTGGTACGTGGCCCACCCGGACAAGGTGAAGAAGAAGATCACGCGCGAGCTCATCACGACGATCCTGTCCCGGAAGCCGAAGATGTGCAGCTTTCTCGAGTGGAAGGACTGCAAGATTGTGTACAAAAG ATATGCCAGTTTATACTTTTGCTGTGCGATTGAACAAAACGATAACGAGCTGCTCACGCTGGAAATCATCCACAGATACGTAGAACTGCTGGACAAATACTTTGGAAGT GTTTGCGAGCTGGACATCATCTTCAACTTTGAGAAGGCTTACTTCATCCTGGACGAGCTGCTCGTCGGCGGCGAGATCCAGGAAACGTCCAAAAAGAACGTTCTCAAAGCGATCGCGGCCCAGGACGTCCTGCAAGAG gacGAGACGGTAGACGGCGCGCTGCGAGAGATTGGACTGCTTTGA
- the LOC120427252 gene encoding AP-1 complex subunit sigma-2 isoform X1 — MMQFMLLFSRQGKLRLQKWYVAHPDKVKKKITRELITTILSRKPKMCSFLEWKDCKIVYKRYASLYFCCAIEQNDNELLTLEIIHRYVELLDKYFGSVCELDIIFNFEKAYFILDELLVGGEIQETSKKNVLKAIAAQDVLQEDETPQGFFEDHGLG; from the exons ATG ATGCAATTTATGCTGCTGTTCAGCCGGCAGGGCAAGCTCCGCCTGCAGAAGTGGTACGTGGCCCACCCGGACAAGGTGAAGAAGAAGATCACGCGCGAGCTCATCACGACGATCCTGTCCCGGAAGCCGAAGATGTGCAGCTTTCTCGAGTGGAAGGACTGCAAGATTGTGTACAAAAG ATATGCCAGTTTATACTTTTGCTGTGCGATTGAACAAAACGATAACGAGCTGCTCACGCTGGAAATCATCCACAGATACGTAGAACTGCTGGACAAATACTTTGGAAGT GTTTGCGAGCTGGACATCATCTTCAACTTTGAGAAGGCTTACTTCATCCTGGACGAGCTGCTCGTCGGCGGCGAGATCCAGGAAACGTCCAAAAAGAACGTTCTCAAAGCGATCGCGGCCCAGGACGTCCTGCAAGAG GACGAAACACCGCAAGGATTCTTCGAGGACCATGGCCTCGGATAG